The genomic interval aacttagagttcactgtttgtgtagtgcagtttgAGGGATTATTTTAAATAGATATATATACCCTATGTATtctacatttaggtctatgatgcATTTTGAGTAAAGCTTTGTTGAAATTGTAAATTCTGCATCTAGAATCTGTTTCATGCTTTAgctttaaattacttttttctaCATATGGATAATAAGTTgttgcagcaccagttgttgaaaagAATAGCATTTCACGATTGAATCACTCCTTTGTCACAGATCAATTGACTATTTTACATAGGTCTAGGTTTTTTTCTGTATACACTGTTCcatttttccatgtgtttattcttttgccagtaccatgataTCTTGATTACTGAAGCTTTCTTTCCCTTCAgtattattttggctattgtgggTCTCTatcctttccatataaactttacaATCAGTATATCTACAAAATAGCTTACTGAaatttgagttagattatgatGGATCAATAGGTCAgattggggagaattgacatcttcacaatTTCAGACTTCAAATTCATGAATGTAGCATATTTCTTCACTTATTTagatattgtttcatttatttcaccAGAATTTTGTGGTTTTCTGCATAAGATGTCTGCATGTATTTTGTTAGATATATGTATTCCATTTTTAGGGGGCTAGTGCAAATGTCATAGTGTTTGTTATTTGAAATTCTAATTGTGCTTACTGGTGTATGGAAAAACAACTGACTTTTGTATATAAACTTTGAATCATGTGATCTTATTGTGAATTCTTAATAGCTGTGGAGTTTTgtcattttgggggtgggggtgatttTCGATATAAGCATTCACGTCATCTCCAAACAATGTTTTATGTCTTCTTTCCTAAACTTTGTgcatattatttccttttcctttcttatttcactAGCTGTAATttccagtatgatgttgaataggaGTGACAAGAgatgacatccttgtcttatcaCTGATGTTTGGGGAAAATGTCCAGTTTCTCACTATTAACTATGAAGTTAACTATGACAGAATGTCTTTGTAAATACTCTTTAGTTATAAAAATTCCCTTACATTCTCAGTTTGCTGAGAGCTTTTATCATGAATAGgtattagattttgtcaaatggcttttctgtagaaattaatataatattcTGAGTTTTCCTTAGCTTATTGATctggtgaattacattaatttattgttttctgtattattgaggtaaaattcacagaacaaaaaaatagccatttttaaagtgtacaatttagtgaaatttaataaatttacagTACTGCACAGCAATCACCtctatttaatttcaaaatattttcatcaccaaaAGTGGATGCCCCATATTCTTTAAGCAGCCAATCTGCATTCTCCCTTCTTCCAACCCTGGGAGCCACCAATGACATTTTTATCTCTATGGATTTTCCCATTTTGAACATTTAATAAGTGGGATCATGAAATAAGttatcttttgtgtctggattatttcatttactatGTTTTTGTGGTTCAGTAGTTCATGTCTTTatcattgatttttgaatgttgaattAACCTTGGTTACTTAGATTAAGTCCAAAATAGTTGTGATGCATAATTAATGTTGTAATTGTTTGAttcaatttgcatattttattgaggatttttgcaactatattcgcATGAACTGTGGTCTttagtttcctttcttgtaatgtttgCTTCTCATTTTATTGTTAAATCATGCTGACCTCAGAGTTCTgcgaagatggcagaataggatagatcaaGTGCAGCCTGTTCTAAGGGAAAGGTAGGAAGGGACGGGAGGGTGACTGAGCCAGTGATTCCAGAGTGTacctgacctgggagagtcttctgtaccacatagggcagccctggctgTAGAAACTGAGGAAATGAGAAAcacagaaccagagaccatctggctggtgcaaacagaaGCCTGGGGCTTGCAGAAGTGCACAGTCAGGGAGATGggtactaggaagtaagccaagctgtatTCCTTGAACGTATAACCCTCACCAGCACAGACCCATGACCCATGAATAACTCCACATCCCAAGCACTGAACCTTTCACCTGTCCCCATTCACCACATTCCAAGCGCCCCCCACTCCAGCAAACACTCACACATATACCTGCTCCACGCCCCAACCTAAGTGCAGCCCAAACCACCTCTCCTCCaagcactaccttcccctccctcctccctgaaggctgttgccagtgcataaaggctgctggCTCTtatctccatacccaggctataccTACCCCTACCCCATTCAATCGCATAGCCCAACCactgcccccccgcccccggccctgAGATCTGCACATAGGTATATCACTTTActgcactcctagacccatgcatgcacaAGGCCCTCAGTCATGCCCCcaggtccgagaaagtgttgacCTGCATAGCCGGGTCACATCCATCCCCAACCCATGCAGGTGTAACGCTGACCCGCTGCCATGGCtcagcacatgcacacaaagggccccatgccctagaccagtgcacaccagggccgcctcaccagacccatgcacccaaaGCTGAAGAGAGTaatagatgttttaacaataataggaAAAAACATCAGTACACCACTCTactctataggtagaacaaccagacagaagaccaataaggaaatagataatttaaacaacttggcaaatgaattagacctaacagacttataggtcattgcaccccaaaacaccagaatatacattcttctctagtacttatGGAACAGTTTccatgatagatcatatgctcagggcacaaaacaggtctttacaaatttaaaaaccttgaaattattcaaagcactttctctgatcacaaaggaatgaagctggatctcaataaccacaaaagaatgagaacattcacaaaaatatgtagattaaataacacactcttaagctgtgtattagctagggttctctagagaaatggaaccatcaggagatatccatagatttGGAATTTATCAAAGTGCCTCACATggccatgggaatgtagagtccaaggcctgtagggcaggctgcaagctggtaactctgatgaagttcctcaacaaactctcaggaaaggctggttCAACAACCATGCAAATgaaagagtctaaaatccatTGGGTATGCTGTGTAGCTGGCAACTGCAATGAAGGGTCTGTATAAACTCCACAATacaggcttgctggctgaaacaGGATGAATAACTggctcttctgaattctccttagcagccttctggtgattaaattaagcatcactcattgcagaagacgctcccttagctgattactaacacaatcagctgtggatgcagccagcacaatcatgatttaagcccatgaaatgtcctcacagcaacagacaggccaacacttgcccaacagCACAActaggcaccaccacttggccaagttgacacatgaacctgaccatgacaaacaaccaatggatcaaagaagaaattgttagagaaaccagtagctatctggagatgaatgaaaatgagaatacaacataacagaacttatgggatgtggcaaaggctgtgctgagaggcaaatttattgccttaaacacctatgttaaaaaacaagaaagagcaaaaattgaggatttaattgctcacctggaggaacttgagaaagagcagcaaactaaccccaaagtaaatgtaagaaaagaaacaacaaagattaaatcagagttaaaggaacagaacaaaagaacattagaaagaatcaataaaactaaaagttgattctttgagaaaatcaataaaattgatgagccactagcaagaatgacaaaaaaaaaaaaagaaagagagagagtgagagagaaagagaggatgcaaataaacaaaatcagaaatgagaagggatacattaccacagaccctgaagaaataaaagaaatcataagaggacgctataaataactatatgccaacaaactagatgacttagaggaaatggacaaattcctggaaatacacaaacaagctacactgactcaggaagaaatataagatctcaacaaaacaatcacaaataaatagatttaatcattcattaaaagtcttcctacaaagaaaagcccagtgccagattcacaggggaattttatcaaacattccaaaaagaactaacaccaatcctactcagacttttccaaaaaatcaaagaaaaaggaatactacctaactcattttatgaagctaataccattttaataccaaaactgggtaaagttgctgtaagaaaggaaaactacaggccaatctccctaatgaaaatatatgtcaaaattctcaaaaaatactacaaatagaatccaacaacacattaaaagaatcatataccatgaccaaatggggtttataccagggatgcaaagatggttcaacaaaagaaaaccagTTAATACAATACATCAACAAATcgaaaagggaaaatcacatgatcatctcaattgatgttgaaaagcatttgacaaaattcaacatcatttttctgataaaaacactaggaatcaaaggtaacttcctcaataagataaagggcataaatgaggACCCaatagccaacattgtactcaatggagagaaagtGAAAACTctgcccctaagatcagaaatgagaaaaggatttccattgtcaccattattattcagcattgtgctagaacctctagctagagcaatcagacagaataaagaaataaaagatatccaaattggaaaggaagaaataaaactttcattatttgcagatgacatgatactataattggaaaattctgagaaatctacagtaaagtcacttgagctaataaataaattcagcaaggtagtgggatataaaattaatgtgcaaaagtcattaatgtttctaaacacaagcaatgacttaactgaggggtcagttatggaaaaaattccattcaaaatagcaacttaaagaatcaagtacttaggaaggAACTTCCAtagggacataaaggatttgtacacaggagactacatagcattgctaaaagaaatcaaagaagatttaaataaatggaaagacattccctgctcatggattggaaggctaaatatagttaagatgtcaattctccccacattgatctacagattcattgcagtaccaatcagaattccaaaaacctactttgaagattcagaaaaactagttaccaaattcttctggaagggaaagagaccctgaataactgaaagtatcctaaaaaaaaaaaaaagaacaaagagggagGATTACcaatccctgactttaaaacttattataaagccacagtgatcaaaacagcatggtactggcacaaaaatggaagtattgaccaatgaaattgaatagagagtgcagaaatttactaccaaatctatggtcaacagatttttttttaataaatcttgCTTTCTAGCAGGAACTCACATTTTATGAAACCAATCTGGGATATATGAAATTAGAATAcacttttgattaaaacatagtttgCTTTCCTCACACCACATTAATGTGACTGGCAGCCCCATCTTGGCACAGGCATACTGATTTAGATTTGAGAACACCTGCCCACCTGGGTCTCTAACATAAAAAGCCATGGTAGATCAAATCTATACAGCTGGAGTGGAAGCAGAAGTAAAGATCTTCAGCAGAACACACACTAGATCTCCAGATCCAGAATAAACCACTTTTCACTCATGGTCCTCAGCAGGAGCTGGAAGATACTGGTACATAAATTTTGTTTCTGATGGTGCACTCCATCCACTGGATCTCCAGTCTAATTTGGCCCTCCTGTTGCTATTAGGGCTTGCAAGTTTTCTTCACGGTTCAAAAATCCCATTGCACTGAGCTGCTCCAGTTGTTGCTGAAATCTGACTTCTGGATTCTGTAGCTGAGGATTTATGCCAGCATGAGCCTGCAGCATTTGCTGAATAAACTGCTGGTTTCCAGGATTGGAGGCTCCTGCTGTGGGACTTGTGTTTTCACCAGGGGCAGAGCTAGAACCACTGGTTCCTGAAGGGCCTCCAGTGCTGCCTAATGCACCCAAGCCAGGAGTCAACCCTGGGATGAGGCCAGGAGCTTCAGTTGCTAGTGTCTGTAAGCTCTGTTGAATCTGTAACAGGGCCTGCATTGCTCTAGGGTTTGACATTGCTGATAGTGTGTCAGGATTCTGCATTCATTGGAGGAAAGTTAGGAGCTGTTGTCTCATTTGTTCTTGAAGCTGAGGATTTCCAGAAAATAGAGGATTATTCAGCATCATCTGTGCAGCAAGGTCAGGGCTCTGGCTTAGTGACTGCATCATGCTTCTCATGTATGGGACAGATAACGTGTTCTGCATAAGTTGTGGATTTTCAGTTATTTGCTGCAACAAGCTCTGCCTTCCTGGCATGTTGAACATACTGACTCCTACTCCAGGCCCCAAATTTGGCGCAGTAGTACTCTGACCACCAGTGCTACTGGAAATACTGCCACCAGTGCCACCCACAGTGCTGGTAGTGCCACTGGAAGCTGATGAGCTCTGGGAAGCAGGGGGAGCCCATGGATTGGGTAATGGATCTCTATTTTCTGTACGAGAAGGCTGACTACCTTCACCTGAAGATGTATTGCTCACTAAGGAAGCAAATGGATCACCACCAAACTGCTCTTGTGCAGCACTCAGCACTGGTTCTTGATTATCAGTGCACATGCACCATAAAGCACTATATCCTCCTGGAATGCTTTCCAGGTTACTCAAAGCTCGGTCCTGGTTTCTCATCATTTCCTGCATCATTGCTGGATTGCTGGCAAGTTCCAGGGTTTGTCGCATTATATCTGGATTATTTAGCATATGACTAATTTTTGGCTTTCTCTGTATCAACTGCTGCATTTGTGGATTGGCCATAATTAACTGCCTCATCAGGTCAGGATTTGACAGTATGCACTGGACAAAGGGATTTTCCATGATTTGAACCATCATTTCAGGGTTGGACATAAGCTTCCACTGCATCTGGCTTTGTAGTTCAGAGAAGTTAGATGTATTCAAACCCAAACTACTCAGACCTGCAAGCCCTCCAAGGCCACCTAAACCAAAAGGGTTACTAGGGGCAGAACCAGATGTGGAGCTACTATTAGGAGCAGATGATGTGGTAACATTGCTTCCAGTGGTGTTTGTTTGCTGAGCTGAATGAACCTGAGGCCTCAAAGAGAATCAATGATCCAGTCACACCCACACAGCttggtgtggtagtttgaaactatatgtaccccagaaaagcatgtgcttaaaattaatccatttctgtgggtgtgaatccactgtAGGTAGGATCttgtgatgaggctacttcagttaaggtgggaccCACTTCATTTagaataggtcttaatcctcttactggaatcctgttTTGTGTTTTGATGACAAGGTGAACAGTAAGTCCATCATGAATTTCATGCTGACTCAAAGTATCTTGATCTTTTCCACTTTTTCCAGCAAATATTAACACAAGTTGGTCAGTATGTGATTTGAAATGCTTAGGGATTTCTTCCTTGAACTGGCTCGTTTATGCTGCGGCCGCACCGGCGTCGATGGACCGAGGTGAGCACAGCCTCCCCCCGCTTCGCGGCTTTGGGCGAGTCCCGCACAGCCGCGCATGAGCTccatcctctcttcctctcagctgctggtcagctgatttttgacaaggcccccaaatccactgaactgggtgTCATGTGAAAGGAGATGTGATATTGGTGGCCATTAAATTTATAGGTTCGGATTTGCAGACAATGTAGACTTCAGTGAtgcaaaaacagattttattgggaaagtaattaaaagaaaatacttaacaGAAAGTAAGtaaaagagctttcaaaaataaggtatagttacatcaccagataagatggcaccaacacctgaagagaagtgctgggatATCTTGGAAGCAGCACTCAAAGTCTCAGTAAAAATCAACAGCAATCTTGGAGATAGCATTCAgagtctcattagtaaaaattGACAGCAGAGCATTCTTTTACTCAATGAGATTTTGATGAGATTCTCTCATAAgattctctttcctccttctcccttcctctaACTGCTCACATGCAGTTTTTATATCTTTACACTAGGGTGGCTGAATCCCAATTAGTTTATATAACCAGACCCAGTTTGGTCCTCGGGGAACCGGCTAGGGACCAAGAgtagcttcctgggacctagatttctttattgaagtataatttctTTTGGGAGGGTAGCCAGACCTCCCAGCTACAGTGCACATTTCAACTAATTCTCACCAAGGTCACATAAGAGCAGCATCAGTTGCACACAGTGGCAACATCggttgaacagaacagactctacaaatgcATCTTTCCCTTACACTGGGACAAAATggtcctttcaataaatggtcatgggagaactggatatcaatagcaaaaggaatgaaagaggacccttaccttacaccctacacaaaaattagttaaaagtgaatcaaacaggtaaatataagaactagcatcataaagcttctaggagaaaatgtagggacatatcttcaagacctaataataagatgtagcttcctaaactttgtaactaaagcacaagcaacaaaagaaaaaaaaaaaaaaacagataataggaattcctcaaaatcaaatgcttctgcacctcaaaagactttgtcaaaaaagatgaagaggcagccaactcaatgggagaaaatatttgaaaatcacacattggataaaggtttgatatcccatatacataaagaaatcatacagctcaatggcaaaagaacaaacaactgaattatagaataggcaaaagatatgaataggcatttttctgaagagtgaatacagatggctcaaaagctcatgaagagatgttcattttcattcgctacaagggaaatgcagatcaagactacaaagagataccacctcacacctataagaatggatgctattaaacaaacaagaaactataaatgttggagaggatgtggagaaattggggcagTTATGCCCTGCTAGTGGGAATGtgtaatgatgcagccactatggaaggcagtttggcagcatcttagaaaactaaatatcaagttgccctatgacccagaagtAGCATTACTTGcttatacccagaagaactgaaagcaatgacacagacatttacacaccaatgttcatagcggcattgttcacaatagccaaaaatgaaaacaaaccaaatgcccaacaATGGACGAGTggcttaacaaaatgtgatatatacgtatgatggaatattatgcagtggtatGACAAAATTATgtcttgaagcatatgacaagatggatgagacttgaggacataatgctgagtgaaataagccagacacaaaaggatagatactgtatgattccactcttATGTCCATGGTAAAGTGAAATTAGAGGtgtgtaatacagaatataggcgacttagaagctagagatgggtgaacggttagctaatgaagttgaactcaaatgtaaggaaatagaagtgcaagtgattctctagtggatctagaagtaatattaacatattgaaggtgagcaagattgaaagggattgcaAAGACCTATGTGTTTCACTGATTAACatcagaaatataaatttgttctTGCAAGAACAACTTCAAAGGTGTGATTTGTGTGCagagaatgtttaagtccaggatacaatgtgaaaactgctactgcattctgtggtagttagattcagttgtcagcttggtcaagtgaaggcatctagttctgttgctgtggacatgaaccaatggtatgtgaacctcatttgttgttgattacatctgcagtcggctaggaggtgtgcctgctgtaatgaatgatgtttgacttaattggctggtgcataaatgagagagcacaaaatagcacagcccaagcagcattctttatctcagcactcgcagctcagcccaggcctttggagatgcagaaaggaatcaccccagggaaagtttattggaacccagaggcctggagaaaaggctggcagagatcaccctgtgccttcccatgtaggaaagaacctcagttgaaagttagctgcctttcctctgaagaactaatgaaataaatccccttttattaaaagcaaatccatctctggtgtgttgcattccagcagctagcaaactagaacacgtgctatgagctatgtttacaAGGAAAGCATCAGCACCACCACTGCAACAGAAGAGGTAagtaatgaggggagggacaagaattaagagaagGTTCAGATCTCACATTTGGTGAGAGTGCATttgttggttatctttctcttgggaacaatgatattatctaaaactgagagtgtttcTGGACTATAGACTTTaggcattatacatgatacc from Tamandua tetradactyla isolate mTamTet1 chromosome 19, mTamTet1.pri, whole genome shotgun sequence carries:
- the LOC143663364 gene encoding LOW QUALITY PROTEIN: ubiquilin-1-like (The sequence of the model RefSeq protein was modified relative to this genomic sequence to represent the inferred CDS: substituted 1 base at 1 genomic stop codon), which codes for MVSNQEGNLHAEKGKSSSVLTWNPTVKSLWGSSFQYNQIVHKTIHHTCDNSDKGSQTRPQFKEEIPKHFKSHTDQLVLIFAGKSGKDQDTLSQHEIHDGLTVHLVIKTQNRIPVHSAQQTNTTGSNVTTSSAPNSSSTSGSAPSNPFGLGGLGGLAGLSSLGLNTSNFSELQSQMQWKLMSNPEMMVQIMENPFVQCILSNPDLMRQLIMANPQMQQLIQRKPKISHMLNNPDIMRQTLELASNPAMMQEMMRNQDRALSNLESIPGGYSALWCMCTDNQEPVLSAAQEQFGGDPFASLVSNTSSGEGSQPSRTENRDPLPNPWAPPASQSSSASSGTTSTVGGTGGSISSSTGGQSTTAPNLGPGVGVSMFNMPGRQSLLQQITENPQLMQNTLSVPYMRSMMQSLSQSPDLAAQMMLNNPLFSGNPQLQEQMRQQLLTFLQXMQNPDTLSAMSNPRAMQALLQIQQSLQTLATEAPGLIPGLTPGLGALGSTGGPSGTSGSSSAPGENTSPTAGASNPGNQQFIQQMLQAHAGINPQLQNPEVRFQQQLEQLSAMGFLNREENLQALIATGGPN